One stretch of Deinococcus sp. LM3 DNA includes these proteins:
- a CDS encoding DUF87 domain-containing protein, translating to MPYHDVGNALKVAENQSNLTQQLTYHGLENGTVFTLDNKMTFGLNVDLLSAARATPDVRVANRDRIMAAIQGALPAGAVVRFYLDNRPATRTALAQLAPIERDGSPVERMLQANHAVLERMRRGHWVSDSSAYFTVTLTVPGRPKKTPYKDVNLQALVSKAATLQSRLARQLTLGGMRTSPMSSDDVWARIVDYFNPGMASAEKPVYQRDLDAGDLAAYRVGQKLKNNPKAPRPFVATMRAQVACSGIDLDHDACFTVGHTRVGIVSFLKPTRSTHVGATEEIIQALGGTHSTFMVEYLVVDAPKVRAQINESLDKQETAASDPSMKAGREVYTRISEGTALVQALEMGQVLTEMSMHAIIFARSQEELDERRERTLAAFSSVGGCMPRIASHADGIHLYLQNAPFSGKRSAYQVAAYYRNAVDCMPQAGPWSGTREGVLPLRGRRGNVFSISPVAPGIRNAGVVVAGSSGGGKSVLISMLAAGLVHRHQASLTVVDPKRDYLPLFTALGAADAIVSIKPNARLPSGERVRINPFDLRDEDDTVTAEKISYLLELMRALRINDLSGRRVSILHEAIQVFYRRFSRPVDRGGEVVDRYTGEGTLTDFADIISRLNIVGDKPVQSESELRREVSDVANELRAYTTEKTPIGSLLDGPTTVNVQSRYLYLDISGMIDHPQLLTIGTLLTNELVWNRSMNMEGRKVIVIEEAGVAKELPGLVQLTNRLFMTGRSLGMIPILAMQNIETAKAYKDVVNNANTRILLESKPSEREDVAALFDLNASMRALYASLSGEANRFREVLVLQNGGSGHLDGDVGQLWLSREAYWMSTSEKEEADYRAHVAAELYAGDEARAAIHIAQEEQHAA from the coding sequence ATGCCCTACCACGACGTCGGCAACGCCCTGAAAGTGGCGGAGAACCAAAGTAACCTCACCCAGCAGTTGACGTACCACGGCCTCGAGAACGGCACGGTCTTCACGCTCGACAACAAGATGACGTTCGGGCTGAACGTCGATCTCCTGTCCGCGGCCCGGGCCACGCCGGACGTCCGGGTGGCCAATCGGGACCGCATCATGGCCGCGATTCAGGGAGCGCTGCCTGCCGGCGCCGTGGTGCGCTTCTACCTGGACAATCGCCCGGCCACCCGGACGGCACTCGCCCAACTCGCGCCCATCGAGCGGGATGGCAGTCCCGTCGAGCGGATGCTCCAGGCGAATCACGCGGTCCTCGAACGCATGCGGCGTGGCCACTGGGTCAGCGACAGCTCGGCCTACTTCACGGTGACCCTCACCGTGCCCGGCCGACCCAAGAAGACGCCGTACAAGGACGTCAACCTGCAAGCCCTGGTCTCCAAAGCGGCCACGCTCCAGAGTCGCCTCGCCCGGCAGCTCACCCTCGGCGGTATGCGCACGAGCCCCATGTCCAGTGACGACGTCTGGGCGCGTATCGTCGATTACTTCAACCCGGGTATGGCCAGCGCGGAGAAACCCGTCTATCAACGGGATCTCGACGCCGGTGACCTGGCCGCCTACCGCGTCGGCCAGAAGCTCAAGAACAATCCCAAGGCGCCACGTCCCTTCGTGGCGACCATGCGCGCCCAGGTCGCGTGCAGCGGTATCGATCTGGACCATGACGCCTGCTTCACCGTCGGCCACACCCGGGTGGGCATCGTGTCGTTCCTCAAGCCGACCCGGAGCACCCACGTCGGTGCCACGGAAGAAATCATCCAGGCCCTGGGCGGCACGCACTCCACGTTCATGGTCGAGTACCTGGTCGTGGACGCCCCGAAAGTCCGCGCGCAGATCAACGAGTCACTGGACAAGCAGGAAACGGCTGCCAGTGATCCCTCCATGAAGGCCGGGCGTGAAGTGTACACGCGCATCTCGGAAGGGACGGCCCTGGTGCAGGCCCTGGAGATGGGGCAGGTCCTCACGGAAATGAGCATGCACGCCATCATCTTCGCTCGCTCTCAGGAGGAACTGGACGAACGGCGTGAGCGGACACTCGCGGCCTTCAGTTCGGTCGGGGGCTGCATGCCCCGCATCGCGTCGCACGCGGACGGCATTCACCTGTACCTGCAGAATGCGCCCTTCAGCGGGAAGCGCAGCGCGTATCAGGTGGCGGCGTACTACCGGAACGCGGTCGATTGCATGCCGCAGGCTGGTCCATGGTCGGGAACGCGTGAAGGCGTGCTGCCCCTGCGAGGCCGACGGGGCAACGTGTTCTCGATCTCGCCAGTCGCACCGGGTATCCGCAACGCGGGCGTGGTGGTAGCGGGCAGCAGTGGCGGGGGGAAGAGCGTTCTGATCTCCATGCTCGCTGCCGGGCTGGTGCACCGACATCAGGCCTCCCTGACGGTCGTCGACCCGAAACGGGACTACCTCCCACTCTTCACGGCGCTTGGTGCCGCCGATGCCATCGTCAGCATCAAGCCCAACGCCCGGCTCCCCTCCGGCGAGCGGGTCCGCATCAATCCATTCGATCTTCGCGATGAGGACGACACGGTCACTGCCGAAAAAATCTCGTACCTGCTGGAGTTGATGCGCGCCCTGCGCATCAACGACCTGAGTGGGCGGCGCGTCAGCATTCTGCACGAGGCCATCCAGGTGTTCTACCGACGGTTCTCCCGGCCCGTGGACCGGGGCGGTGAGGTGGTCGACCGCTACACGGGCGAGGGGACCCTGACGGACTTCGCGGACATCATTTCGCGTCTGAACATCGTGGGGGACAAGCCCGTCCAGTCCGAGTCGGAGCTGCGCCGTGAGGTGAGCGACGTCGCCAACGAACTCCGGGCCTACACCACCGAAAAAACGCCAATCGGGAGCCTGTTGGACGGCCCCACCACCGTGAACGTTCAGTCCCGGTACCTGTACCTCGATATCAGCGGCATGATTGACCACCCCCAGCTCCTGACCATCGGGACGCTGCTGACCAACGAACTCGTCTGGAATCGAAGCATGAACATGGAAGGCCGGAAGGTCATCGTCATAGAAGAAGCGGGGGTCGCGAAGGAGCTTCCCGGTCTCGTCCAGCTCACCAACCGCCTGTTCATGACGGGCCGTTCCCTCGGGATGATTCCCATCCTGGCCATGCAGAACATCGAGACCGCAAAAGCCTATAAGGACGTCGTCAACAACGCGAACACCCGCATCCTGCTGGAGAGCAAGCCGTCCGAGCGAGAAGATGTCGCCGCACTCTTCGATCTGAATGCGTCCATGCGTGCCCTGTACGCCTCGCTGAGCGGCGAAGCGAACCGGTTCCGCGAGGTCCTTGTCCTCCAGAACGGCGGGAGTGGGCACCTGGACGGCGATGTCGGCCAGCTGTGGCTCTCCCGGGAGGCGTACTGGATGAGCACCAGTGAAAAGGAGGAAGCAGACTACCGGGCCCACGTGGCGGCAGAACTGTACGCCGGGGATGAAGCCCGGGCCGCCATTCACATCGCGCAGGAGGAGCAGCATGCCGCATAG
- a CDS encoding type IV secretory system conjugative DNA transfer family protein yields the protein MTPSQPERPQANPPSPVAVAAMSSTMLAVGVLLMQALDVGQRSAALIFQHTGLAQARQLKEDAMAALLIACGTDEKCGPWLSAQFSAGMAWYWLALLLPVIAIPLTMKFFPSRKAVPQKDPGLARWENKAALKRYMFGSDSTNDPFIGFLGYLKSGEVGGTFDSKDLPPMYIPLEDWCQNTLVWGGIRSGKTTSFFQPNIFLGAHLGITCVVFDVKWPQKDSGFYETIGYWHARKRRTVLLAPYEPYGARVNLIAGVFSFSDALEVADAVFPPPEFMEERGKHYNDKKRFMIAALMWLLRTEMGDRAHMGHVLEHAMLPDDRLMEWVETARDEQAKAILTGYRDAGESNFAETKNGIISALKVFFNQDVVRATSGLPTETTQLEECFRQPSLVMVGINQKNMMDGSGEVLFRLYKRLLDAAAMRVAAEQGGRLRVHLAYMMDELPSIGKINYMMRSLGTLRSYNISHHLGIQNDAQGQLVYGEAYWKAITTNVVARVIVFPRGINGDDAKKIRDLIGKTTATEVGVTGSRSIRVLEHEGSNAVSAKLVERDLLSYEEFSQFTLGEAVVRVNGHQPIRTQLAPMTMATVEGSGIKPGSKPNLLHGFYQETIARCPGGLVAYTARIIQDGALAGATSVPAQDHRGTPSRPVPASAAPQPAPAQGATGSGANLPDAEVVQWLRACMTELIEIELQLPERVVTVRLDDDADTVNGKNAVTRLVIGGLLERTRTTSHARLTKKAQAALPEDLKADLADYPDAYAVYRWLRDNALSISGTPERAAYEAQCASTDPPTTPTELAAQVIDGTLLCTMTRTREIFRGEGVLRFPQKRIGSRDHNQIPVQSLAATAAAVRQARAAEAEPTGEGKLSRKEQKRQSKADLVNSVVGGPPSSP from the coding sequence GTGACGCCCTCTCAACCGGAGCGGCCGCAGGCGAACCCGCCGAGTCCCGTCGCCGTTGCGGCCATGAGCAGCACCATGCTCGCCGTGGGCGTCCTGCTCATGCAGGCCCTGGACGTCGGTCAACGGTCGGCCGCCTTGATCTTCCAGCACACTGGCCTTGCGCAGGCCCGCCAGTTGAAGGAGGACGCCATGGCCGCCCTGCTGATCGCCTGTGGAACTGACGAGAAGTGTGGCCCCTGGCTCAGCGCGCAGTTCTCCGCGGGCATGGCCTGGTACTGGCTGGCCCTCCTGCTGCCCGTCATCGCCATTCCCCTCACGATGAAATTCTTCCCCAGTCGCAAGGCGGTCCCGCAGAAGGATCCAGGGCTTGCCCGTTGGGAAAACAAGGCGGCCCTGAAGCGGTACATGTTCGGGAGTGATTCCACGAACGACCCGTTCATCGGATTCCTCGGGTACCTCAAGAGCGGCGAGGTGGGCGGCACGTTCGATTCCAAGGACCTGCCGCCCATGTACATCCCGCTGGAGGACTGGTGCCAGAACACCCTGGTGTGGGGCGGCATCCGGAGCGGGAAGACGACGTCGTTCTTCCAGCCGAACATCTTCCTGGGCGCGCACCTGGGCATCACGTGCGTGGTGTTCGACGTGAAGTGGCCGCAGAAGGACAGCGGGTTCTACGAGACGATCGGGTACTGGCACGCGCGGAAGCGGCGCACGGTGCTGCTCGCGCCGTATGAGCCGTATGGGGCGCGCGTGAATCTGATCGCGGGCGTCTTCTCCTTCTCGGACGCGCTGGAGGTGGCGGACGCCGTGTTCCCACCTCCAGAGTTCATGGAGGAGCGTGGGAAGCACTACAACGACAAGAAGCGCTTCATGATCGCCGCGCTGATGTGGCTCCTCCGCACGGAGATGGGCGACCGGGCCCACATGGGTCACGTCCTGGAACACGCCATGCTGCCCGACGACCGCCTCATGGAATGGGTCGAGACGGCCAGGGACGAGCAGGCGAAAGCGATCCTCACCGGGTACCGGGACGCGGGCGAGAGCAACTTCGCCGAGACCAAGAACGGCATCATCAGTGCCCTCAAGGTGTTCTTCAATCAAGACGTCGTCCGGGCCACGAGTGGCCTTCCGACCGAGACCACGCAACTGGAGGAATGCTTCCGTCAGCCCTCCTTGGTGATGGTGGGCATCAACCAGAAGAACATGATGGACGGCTCAGGCGAGGTGCTCTTCCGACTCTACAAACGCCTGCTGGATGCAGCGGCCATGCGTGTAGCGGCGGAGCAGGGCGGCCGCCTCAGGGTGCACCTGGCGTACATGATGGACGAGCTGCCCAGCATCGGGAAGATCAACTACATGATGCGGTCCCTGGGGACGCTGCGCTCGTACAACATCTCCCACCACCTTGGGATTCAGAACGACGCGCAGGGCCAACTGGTATACGGGGAGGCGTACTGGAAGGCCATCACGACGAACGTGGTGGCCCGCGTGATCGTGTTCCCGCGCGGCATCAATGGGGATGACGCGAAGAAGATCCGGGACCTGATCGGCAAGACGACCGCCACGGAAGTCGGGGTGACGGGTAGCCGCTCCATCCGCGTGCTGGAGCACGAGGGCAGCAATGCCGTGTCCGCCAAGCTCGTCGAGCGAGACCTGCTCTCCTATGAGGAGTTCTCTCAATTCACGCTGGGCGAAGCGGTGGTCCGCGTGAATGGTCACCAGCCGATCAGGACGCAGCTCGCGCCCATGACCATGGCGACCGTGGAGGGAAGTGGCATCAAGCCAGGGTCGAAGCCCAACCTGCTTCACGGGTTCTACCAGGAGACCATCGCGCGTTGCCCGGGCGGCCTGGTGGCGTACACGGCCCGGATCATCCAGGACGGTGCACTCGCAGGCGCAACGAGCGTACCGGCTCAGGACCATCGGGGCACGCCCTCACGCCCCGTCCCCGCGTCGGCGGCACCGCAGCCCGCTCCCGCCCAGGGCGCGACGGGGAGTGGTGCCAACCTGCCGGACGCGGAGGTGGTGCAGTGGCTGCGGGCGTGCATGACTGAACTGATCGAGATTGAGTTGCAACTGCCGGAGCGGGTGGTGACGGTGCGTCTGGATGATGATGCGGATACCGTCAACGGCAAGAATGCCGTCACGCGATTGGTGATCGGCGGACTCCTCGAGCGCACCCGGACCACCTCGCACGCCCGCCTGACCAAGAAGGCACAGGCGGCCCTCCCCGAGGACCTGAAAGCCGATCTGGCGGACTATCCGGACGCCTACGCCGTCTACCGGTGGCTCCGGGATAACGCCCTGAGCATCAGCGGCACGCCCGAGCGTGCGGCGTATGAAGCCCAGTGCGCGAGTACCGACCCCCCCACCACGCCGACCGAGCTTGCCGCTCAGGTGATCGACGGGACCCTGCTGTGCACTATGACCCGCACCCGGGAGATCTTCAGGGGTGAGGGCGTCCTCCGGTTCCCGCAGAAGCGGATTGGCAGTCGGGATCACAACCAGATCCCCGTCCAGTCACTCGCTGCGACGGCAGCCGCCGTCCGTCAGGCGCGGGCCGCAGAAGCCGAACCGACTGGGGAGGGCAAGCTGTCCCGGAAGGAGCAAAAGCGGCAATCGAAGGCGGACCTCGTGAACAGTGTCGTGGGGGGGCCACCCAGCTCGCCCTGA
- a CDS encoding AAA family ATPase: protein MHADIPGIARVTRRVTLPPQPVFDVSTASEFDHLLRMLPGRVQVLVESRIREVEEIRMQAFGPVEVLYQHAHVIYPIELTLDDMKVLDSVGQWRADGRLGLEGTLHRFGRLDTMGHTSLVTVRVAKAFVGLAEPLREWLSVAQDGLVIMGLPGSGKTALLRDCIRILGERLAGRLFVNDSSNEILGDGFQPHPITDWVSRVPIGDPTLQFEKLNQTVKNFQPRWMVVDEVSSPGDARAIAYARSRGARAVMTWHAGSLRSAYQEKDERTLWPLIQRNEDGITGPPVASLGILVRGRGEYVIFENLEECFDEVAHDRLPPGVQVSVAQGSRWGHREQALTG from the coding sequence ATGCACGCGGATATCCCAGGCATCGCCCGCGTGACGCGGCGGGTCACGCTGCCCCCACAACCGGTGTTCGACGTCAGCACGGCGAGTGAATTCGATCATCTGCTGCGCATGTTGCCCGGCCGGGTGCAGGTGCTCGTCGAGTCCCGCATTCGGGAGGTCGAGGAGATTCGCATGCAGGCGTTCGGGCCCGTGGAGGTTCTGTACCAGCACGCGCACGTCATCTATCCGATTGAACTGACCCTGGATGACATGAAGGTGCTGGACTCCGTGGGGCAGTGGCGCGCGGACGGACGCCTGGGGCTGGAGGGCACCCTGCACCGCTTCGGTCGACTGGACACGATGGGGCACACGAGCCTCGTCACCGTCCGCGTGGCGAAGGCCTTCGTGGGTCTGGCTGAGCCGCTCCGGGAGTGGCTGTCGGTCGCGCAGGATGGCTTGGTGATCATGGGACTTCCCGGGAGTGGGAAGACGGCGCTGCTGCGAGATTGCATCCGGATTCTGGGCGAGCGGCTGGCCGGGCGACTGTTCGTGAACGACTCCTCGAACGAGATTCTGGGGGACGGCTTTCAGCCTCACCCGATCACGGACTGGGTGAGTCGCGTGCCGATCGGGGACCCGACCTTGCAGTTCGAGAAGCTCAATCAGACGGTGAAGAACTTCCAGCCGCGGTGGATGGTGGTGGACGAGGTCAGCAGCCCGGGGGACGCCCGCGCGATTGCATACGCCCGGTCTCGGGGTGCGCGCGCGGTCATGACCTGGCACGCTGGCAGTCTCCGGAGTGCGTACCAGGAGAAGGACGAGCGGACCCTCTGGCCGCTCATTCAACGCAACGAGGACGGCATCACTGGGCCGCCCGTCGCGTCCCTCGGCATCCTCGTGCGCGGCCGCGGGGAGTACGTCATCTTCGAGAATCTGGAGGAATGTTTTGACGAGGTAGCCCACGACCGGTTACCGCCCGGAGTGCAGGTGAGCGTGGCGCAGGGCAGTCGCTGGGGGCACCGCGAACAGGCCTTGACCGGGTGA